A single region of the Pirellulales bacterium genome encodes:
- a CDS encoding gfo/Idh/MocA family oxidoreductase, translating into GSLPILAACDAGKAVYCAVTPHLELAEALRLKKRVEESGIAFMAEFPRRQAPATLRLKELIATQLGEPRLLFCHRRVPVKNGAAPRARTCSKAPETRDLVELVDWCRYVVGRDPTSVFGIEHHVDPNAAAEDYTMMNVDFSGPSPPGTGTAAQISCGTYMPVQWEEAVTFRPPPALQVACQNGVAFIDLPTSLIWFDRAGRHQESLDSERPVGEQLLAQFYRSVTSLVRNTSGLEDAYRALSVVLAARTSHREGRRIFLNS; encoded by the coding sequence GGTTCGCTGCCGATTCTGGCGGCTTGCGACGCGGGAAAAGCGGTGTATTGCGCCGTCACTCCGCATTTGGAGCTAGCCGAGGCCTTGCGGCTAAAAAAGCGAGTTGAAGAGTCGGGGATCGCTTTCATGGCGGAATTTCCCCGGCGGCAGGCCCCGGCTACCTTGCGGCTGAAGGAGTTGATCGCCACACAGCTCGGCGAGCCGCGGTTGTTGTTCTGCCATCGGAGGGTGCCAGTAAAGAACGGCGCCGCGCCGCGAGCGCGAACTTGCTCGAAGGCGCCGGAAACTCGCGATCTCGTCGAGTTGGTCGATTGGTGCCGGTATGTCGTCGGCCGGGATCCGACGAGCGTGTTCGGCATCGAACACCATGTCGATCCGAACGCGGCCGCCGAGGATTATACGATGATGAACGTGGATTTCTCCGGTCCCAGCCCACCGGGGACCGGCACGGCGGCCCAAATCAGTTGCGGCACCTACATGCCCGTGCAATGGGAAGAGGCGGTCACGTTTCGCCCTCCTCCAGCGCTTCAGGTCGCTTGCCAGAACGGCGTTGCGTTTATCGACTTGCCAACGTCGCTGATCTGGTTCGATCGCGCCGGGCGTCATCAGGAATCGCTCGACAGCGAGCGGCCGGTCGGCGAGCAACTCCTGGCGCAGTTCTATCGCTCGGTCACGAGCCTGGTGCGCAACACATCGGGGCTCGAAGACGCCTACCGCGCGCTCTCGGTCGTCCTGGCGGCCCGCACCAGCCATCGCGAGGGTCGCCGGATTTTTTTGAATTCGTGA